A genomic stretch from Mya arenaria isolate MELC-2E11 chromosome 10, ASM2691426v1 includes:
- the LOC128206803 gene encoding uncharacterized protein LOC128206803: MVLSGYSCLILGLCLTHIALSQKKDTSVAVGVEASKNGGVKGTVDVSKDLGNGVSVNAGGSVDSRGNWGARAGISLRWRRSLKVHKDFQRFNVTLMADPCEFDFYDQDKDSRISKKEMMSIFGNNTAAAMLFHALDRKTVDGTITKKEFDNLSAVVINDCFRGSL, translated from the exons ATG GTACTATCAGGATATAGTTGCCTAATACTGGGACTCTGCCTAACACACATTGCCCTGTCGCAGAAGAAAGACACGTCAGTTGCTGTAGGTGTGGAAGCAAGCAAGAACGGTGGTGTAAAGGGGACTGTTGACGTGTCTAA GGACTTAGGTAATGGGGTCAGTGTAAACGCCGGAGGCAGCGTGGACTCAAGGGGAAATTGGGGAGCGAGAGCAGGGATCTCATTGAGATGGCGAAGGTCTCTGAAGGTTCATAAG GACTTTCAAAGATTCAACGTGACGCTCATGGCTGATCCCTGTGAATTCGACTTTTATGATCAAGATAAAGATAGCAGAATTTCAAAGAAAGAGATGATGTCAATCTTTGGAAATAACACTGCGGCTGCTATGCTGTTTCATGCTCTGGACAGAAAAACTG TTGATGGTACGATAACCAAGAAAGAGTTTGATAATTTATCTGCTGTAGTCATCAACGACTGCTTCCGGGGCAGCCTTTAA